GGCAATAATTTTATCACAATTAAGGGGATGCCTTTATATCAGTCGGTTTCTGAAAATATATACAGTTATGGCAAAACTCAAAACTACCGTAATATCTTATCTTTACGGTATGCTTACCAGCAGGAATTAATTCCAAACTTTTACCTGGATGTACGTGTTGAACCTCATGTAGATTTGGATCATATGGACAAGCAACTTCAGTTTAACCATTCGTTTTTCCTGACGTACAAGCAAGATTTTAAGTTATTTAAGGTTAAAAAATAAGTCAATTATAAATGAAGGCGATTCTATTAACGGCAGTTTTAATGACTGGGGCTTTTTTCCAGCATGCAGTTGCGCAACAAGATACTACTGGAGTAATTGTTACGGATACCACTATAGTTAAAAAGAAAAAATTCTCTGCATCCTGGGATTTCGGAAACAGGAGAGACAGTACTAAGCGGGATATCACTTCAAAGAAGCCCTATAAACCAGGGTTTGTTGGTGGAATTACCTTAACGCGGATAGATCTTGGATTTTCGAGGCTCCTGGATAATGGTAGTTTTAAACTCTCGGCCCAAAATGATTTTCTGGATTATAAGGATGCCAAAACAAGTACTTTTTCTTTTGATGTTATAGACCTTGGTTATCGGTTTAATCCACATTTTAAATTGCTTCTTGCTGGTGGTTTCGACTGGACTCTAATTCGTTTAAAAAAGAACATTACCATTCAGGAAGATCAGCCGGCTCTGAATTATATCAATGAACCGATCGCCTTTAGTAAAAACCGATTTTCGAGCAGTTACTTTCATATTCCATTGAGTTTCCAATTCCGTACCAAAGAAAATGACAGGGGAAAGAGGGTATATTTTGTTGTTGGACCGGAAGCTAGCTTTTTATTAAATGGCAAAGTGAAACAGAAAAGTGAGGAGCGCGGTAAGGAGAAGTTCAGAGATGATTATAACTTTCAATCAGTAAGGTATGGTGGTACGGTGCGTTTGGGTTATGGTAGTTTTGGGATCTTTACTAAATACTATTTTAATGACATGTTTGAAACAGCCGCACAAGCAGGGTTGAAAAATATGTCATTCGGCTTAACCTGGGGGATGAATTAATTTATGGCAGTAGTTTTGCTAATGGTTTCGTACACATAAATTAAACCAAATGAAGAAAATACTTTTACTATTGTTGTGCACGATTACGCTGGGGCTTGTATCGTGTCAAAAAGATGAAATTATACAGGATACTCCGAATAGAACGATCATCATATACATTGAGCCTAATCAATGGGTATCTTCAAATAATGGTGCAAATTATACTGCAGAGTTATCTATCCCTGAAATAGATAGGACGAACGTAGATATTGAGGGTATACTGGTGTACTTAGATCATCCGGTTAATGTAAATAGCTACATTCAATTACCATATGTTTATAGTGGAAACAGTTATAGTTACGAGCAATTTAACGGGGGGATTGCTGTAGATCTTCAACGTTCTGAATATACTACGCAAAATCCAACGAGACCCTCAGTTCGTATTCGTGCTAAAATTGTGTTGATTCCATCGGTTGATGTAACCTAAGACCTGCTTAATAAGTTAAAAATTTAAGAAACGACCAATGTTCGCCTGAACGTGGTCGTTTTTTTTATGTTCACCTCTATTCAGCTGGATGGCTCTGATGGTTACTCCATTTCTTTCTAGTACCAGTTCTTCATAGAACCCTTTGTAGTACACTTCTTTTACTTCAAAACGTCTGCTGTTCCATGAACTGCTGAGTTCTACCCACTCAGGATAAAAAACGGCTTGTGAGGCAGATATTTCGAGTCCGAGTTTTCTCGCTTCTTCTGCATTTAAAACTACAGCATTACCCAACAATTGGGCGGTATAGATATGTTCTGGATGGTTATAGACATGCGCTGGCTTACCCTGCTGTATCAACTTACCTTCTTTAATCAGGAGCAGATTGTCGGCAAGAAAAAGCCCGTCAGCAGGATCATGAGAAACCATCAATACTGTTACCCCCGTTTCGGTAGCTATCCTTTTTATGTCTGCACGCAACTGATTCTTAAGTAAGGCATCTACCTGGCTAAAAGGTTCGTCAAGCAGCAATACTGCGGTGTCTGTAACCATCGCTTTTGCTATGGCAACCCTTTGTTGTTCGCCACC
The nucleotide sequence above comes from Pedobacter sp. MC2016-14. Encoded proteins:
- a CDS encoding outer membrane beta-barrel protein; translated protein: MKAILLTAVLMTGAFFQHAVAQQDTTGVIVTDTTIVKKKKFSASWDFGNRRDSTKRDITSKKPYKPGFVGGITLTRIDLGFSRLLDNGSFKLSAQNDFLDYKDAKTSTFSFDVIDLGYRFNPHFKLLLAGGFDWTLIRLKKNITIQEDQPALNYINEPIAFSKNRFSSSYFHIPLSFQFRTKENDRGKRVYFVVGPEASFLLNGKVKQKSEERGKEKFRDDYNFQSVRYGGTVRLGYGSFGIFTKYYFNDMFETAAQAGLKNMSFGLTWGMN
- a CDS encoding ATP-binding cassette domain-containing protein, whose amino-acid sequence is MDEQIISVKGLSRQYQTEQASGVKDITFNVKKGEVIAIIGESGSGKSTLLKCIYGLIKPDAGEVLFKGSRILGPDEQLIPGHREMKMVTQDFSLNIYAKVYDNIASMLSNTDLKAKQEKTINIMEHLRIRHLSDKKIIALSGGEQQRVAIAKAMVTDTAVLLLDEPFSQVDALLKNQLRADIKRIATETGVTVLMVSHDPADGLFLADNLLLIKEGKLIQQGKPAHVYNHPEHIYTAQLLGNAVVLNAEEARKLGLEISASQAVFYPEWVELSSSWNSRRFEVKEVYYKGFYEELVLERNGVTIRAIQLNRGEHKKNDHVQANIGRFLNF